One genomic window of Gemmatimonadota bacterium includes the following:
- the secA gene encoding preprotein translocase subunit SecA yields the protein MIKRLVESVFGTRQAREVKRLQPILNQIKSHEDRLKALDDAGVQAETQRFRAILAERTDALRAEVERLRAEKHGCPDPVERDALDQLLQKAEVTWKNEVNQTLDDLLPEAFAAVREACRRLVGTTVDVTGQPIQWNMVPYDVQLIGGIALHQGRIAEMATGEGKTLVATLPLYLNALTGRGAHLVTVNNYLARRDSQWMGHLYRWLGLTVACLDDTEPSSQQRRDAYLADITYGTNNEFGFDYLRDNMVFSLEQRVQREYVYAMIDEVDSILIDEARTPLIISGPVGDEDSVHYRGFNPKVAEMVRRQNEVVSGLVAEGEKLLEDEKKKHDAGVILYQAQMGGPKNKKLAKLLNETGVKQLVQRAELDYLADRKLPTKQQSMRNIEESLFFVLDEKGHSVHLTDRGAAALSPNDPDLFLVPDLSLEIHQLEHDESKSLEERAELRRQMEADYAAKSEQLHVIHKLLQAHALYERETEYIVQEGQVLIVDEFTGRIMHGRRWSDGLHQAVEAKEGVVVKGETQTFATITIQNYFRMFEKLAGMTGTAETEETEFYSIYGLEVSVIPTNRPIRRTDHVDQIYKTRREKFNAVAEEVERIHKTGMPVLIGTTSVDISETLSRQLQRRGLVHEVLNAKYHQREAEIVAKAGMKGAITIATNMAGRGTDIKLDPALDLTASEAGLHIIGTERHESRRIDRQLRGRSGRQGDPGVSLFFLSLEDDLMRLFGSDRIARMMDKGGAEEGEVITGKLITAAIESAQKRVELQNFQQRKRLLDYDDVMNQQREVIYSTRLFALERGAELQAEALKMIRAALTKAAENYLADAERPEEFDRVGLHESLLLQFLVPADAVKDADATPTREAVIEAAVAAGEEAFQRKVDYLQEFGGKIGIPEVDLQVLSQVTLSVLDEKWKDHLYDLDQLRNAIQYRAYGQKDPLVEYKKEAFDMFEDLLRDIQATFSERYLKIQVSADGPPPPPPPVMAPPVLNAPSTDDLFNGPVTRTVGPTVVPKITTPGGQGLSHAFGDQTGGAPDPAIGRNDPCPCGSGKKYKKCHGAGA from the coding sequence ATGATCAAGCGGCTCGTGGAATCGGTATTCGGCACGCGGCAGGCGCGTGAGGTCAAGCGCCTGCAGCCTATCCTCAATCAGATCAAGAGTCATGAGGATCGGCTCAAGGCGCTGGACGATGCCGGGGTGCAGGCTGAAACGCAGCGCTTCCGTGCGATCCTCGCCGAGCGGACCGACGCCCTGCGCGCCGAGGTCGAGCGGCTGCGGGCCGAGAAGCACGGCTGCCCCGATCCGGTGGAGCGCGACGCGCTCGACCAGCTGCTGCAGAAGGCCGAAGTCACCTGGAAGAACGAGGTCAACCAGACCCTCGACGATCTCCTCCCCGAGGCGTTCGCCGCGGTGCGCGAGGCGTGTCGCCGACTGGTGGGGACCACCGTCGACGTGACCGGTCAGCCGATCCAGTGGAACATGGTGCCGTACGACGTGCAGCTCATCGGCGGCATCGCGCTGCACCAGGGGCGGATCGCCGAAATGGCGACCGGCGAAGGCAAGACGCTCGTCGCCACGCTGCCGCTCTACCTGAACGCCCTCACCGGGCGCGGCGCGCACCTCGTCACCGTCAACAACTACCTCGCCCGCCGCGACTCGCAGTGGATGGGGCACCTCTACCGCTGGCTCGGCCTGACCGTCGCCTGCCTCGATGACACCGAGCCGTCGTCGCAGCAGCGTCGCGACGCCTACCTCGCCGACATCACCTACGGCACGAACAACGAGTTCGGCTTCGACTACCTGCGCGACAACATGGTCTTCTCGCTCGAGCAGCGGGTGCAGCGCGAGTACGTCTACGCGATGATCGACGAGGTCGACTCGATCCTCATCGACGAAGCGCGGACGCCGCTGATCATCTCCGGGCCGGTGGGTGACGAAGACTCGGTGCACTACCGCGGCTTCAATCCGAAGGTCGCCGAGATGGTGCGCCGCCAGAACGAGGTTGTCTCGGGGCTGGTGGCCGAAGGCGAGAAGCTGCTGGAGGACGAGAAAAAGAAGCACGACGCGGGCGTCATCCTCTATCAGGCGCAGATGGGTGGCCCGAAGAACAAGAAGCTCGCCAAGCTGCTGAATGAGACTGGCGTGAAGCAGTTGGTGCAGCGTGCCGAGCTGGACTACCTGGCGGACCGCAAGCTGCCGACCAAGCAGCAGTCGATGCGGAACATCGAGGAGTCGCTTTTCTTCGTCCTTGACGAGAAGGGGCACTCGGTGCACCTCACCGATCGCGGCGCGGCGGCGTTGTCGCCGAACGACCCCGATCTCTTCCTCGTTCCCGACCTCTCGCTCGAGATCCACCAGCTCGAGCACGATGAGTCGAAGAGCCTCGAGGAGCGCGCCGAGCTGCGCCGCCAGATGGAAGCGGACTACGCGGCCAAGAGCGAGCAGCTGCACGTGATCCACAAGCTGCTGCAGGCGCACGCCCTCTACGAGCGCGAGACCGAGTACATCGTGCAGGAGGGGCAGGTCCTCATCGTCGACGAGTTCACCGGCCGCATCATGCATGGCCGGCGCTGGTCGGACGGGCTGCACCAGGCCGTCGAGGCGAAGGAAGGCGTCGTGGTGAAGGGCGAGACGCAGACCTTCGCGACGATCACGATCCAGAACTACTTCCGGATGTTCGAGAAGCTGGCGGGCATGACTGGTACCGCCGAGACCGAGGAGACCGAGTTCTACTCGATCTACGGCCTCGAGGTGTCGGTGATCCCGACCAACCGGCCGATTCGCCGGACCGACCATGTCGACCAGATCTACAAGACGCGGCGCGAGAAGTTCAACGCGGTGGCGGAGGAAGTCGAGCGGATCCACAAGACGGGGATGCCGGTGCTGATCGGCACCACGTCGGTGGACATCTCGGAGACGTTGTCGCGGCAGTTGCAGCGGCGCGGGCTGGTGCACGAGGTGCTCAACGCCAAGTATCACCAGCGCGAAGCCGAGATCGTCGCGAAGGCAGGCATGAAGGGGGCGATCACGATCGCGACCAACATGGCCGGCCGCGGTACCGACATCAAACTCGATCCGGCGCTCGACCTCACCGCGTCGGAAGCGGGGCTGCACATCATCGGCACCGAGCGGCACGAGTCGCGGCGTATTGACCGGCAGTTGCGTGGTCGGTCGGGCCGTCAGGGCGACCCCGGTGTCTCGCTCTTCTTCCTCTCGCTCGAAGACGACCTGATGCGGCTCTTCGGGTCGGACCGCATTGCCCGGATGATGGACAAGGGTGGCGCCGAAGAGGGCGAGGTGATCACGGGCAAGCTGATCACCGCGGCGATCGAGTCGGCGCAGAAGCGGGTCGAGTTGCAGAACTTCCAGCAGCGGAAGCGGCTGCTCGACTACGACGACGTGATGAACCAGCAGCGCGAGGTGATCTACTCGACGCGGCTCTTCGCGCTGGAGCGTGGGGCGGAGCTGCAGGCCGAGGCGCTCAAGATGATCCGTGCGGCGCTGACCAAGGCGGCGGAGAACTACCTCGCCGACGCGGAGCGTCCGGAGGAGTTCGACCGGGTGGGGCTGCACGAGTCGTTGCTGCTCCAGTTCCTGGTGCCGGCCGATGCGGTGAAGGATGCCGACGCGACGCCGACGCGCGAGGCGGTGATCGAGGCGGCGGTGGCGGCGGGCGAGGAGGCCTTCCAGCGGAAGGTCGACTATCTGCAGGAGTTCGGTGGCAAGATCGGGATTCCGGAAGTGGACCTGCAGGTCTTGTCGCAGGTGACGCTCTCGGTGCTCGACGAGAAGTGGAAGGACCACTTGTACGATCTGGACCAGCTGCGCAACGCCATTCAGTATCGGGCATACGGCCAGAAGGATCCGCTGGTCGAGTACAAGAAGGAGGCCTTCGACATGTTCGAGGATCTCCTCCGCGACATCCAGGCGACCTTCTCGGAGCGTTACCTGAAGATCCAGGTGAGCGCCGATGGACCGCCGCCGCCACCGCCGCCGGTGATGGCGCCGCCGGTACTCAACGCGCCGTCGACGGATGACTTGTTCAACGGGCCGGTCACGCGGACCGTCGGTCCGACGGTGGTGCCGAAGATCACGACGCCGGGCGGGCAGGGGTT